In Pseudomonas fluorescens NCIMB 11764, a single window of DNA contains:
- a CDS encoding alpha/beta family hydrolase — translation MDKEHKASIDGDQWAQCVAEHGWLWSAAAAPSSTTLILAHGAGAPMDSAWMNDMAARLAALGVNVLRFEFPYMAQRRVEGGKRPPNPAPKLLECWREVYAVVRRHVTGRVAIGGKSMGGRMASLLADELEVDALVCLGYPFYAVGKPEKPRVEHLAGLKTPALFVQGERDALGNREAVEAYTLSPSIEVFWLVAGDHDLKPLKASGFTHEQHLAAAAGKVAEFLRRDA, via the coding sequence ATGGACAAAGAGCACAAGGCCAGTATTGACGGGGATCAATGGGCGCAGTGTGTAGCCGAACATGGCTGGCTGTGGAGCGCCGCCGCGGCGCCGTCATCGACGACGCTGATTCTCGCCCATGGCGCCGGTGCGCCCATGGACAGCGCCTGGATGAACGACATGGCTGCGCGCCTTGCTGCGCTTGGCGTCAACGTGCTGCGCTTTGAGTTTCCGTACATGGCGCAACGGCGTGTCGAGGGGGGTAAGCGCCCGCCGAACCCGGCGCCGAAACTGCTGGAATGCTGGCGAGAGGTATATGCGGTGGTGCGACGCCATGTCACTGGGCGTGTGGCGATTGGCGGCAAGTCCATGGGGGGGCGGATGGCGAGCCTGTTAGCCGATGAGCTTGAGGTGGATGCGTTGGTGTGCCTGGGGTATCCATTTTATGCGGTGGGTAAACCGGAGAAGCCTCGGGTCGAGCATTTGGCTGGGCTGAAGACGCCGGCATTGTTTGTTCAGGGTGAGCGGGATGCGTTGGGCAATCGCGAGGCGGTCGAGGCTTACACGTTGTCACCGAGTATCGAAGTGTTCTGGCTGGTAGCGGGGGATCATGATTTGAAACCGTTGAAGGCTTCGGGGTTTACCCATGAGCAGCATTTGGCGGCTGCGGCGGGCAAGGTTGCCGAATTCCTGCGGCGAGATGCATAA